The following proteins come from a genomic window of Aequorivita marisscotiae:
- a CDS encoding FMN-binding negative transcriptional regulator has translation MYPPPHHQSHDIEKMISVIEHFPLGMLVTAKDGKPFITHIPFIYDAATKKLIAHLDRSNPQMETLKDGAEVTVVFKGPDTYISPSIYTTPQLPTWNYIIVHITGKLALINDNEAAKQTIINMTEFLEGNQPHFVLKKDDARMARLIDYIQAFEIEITNWEGKFKLSQDKIPQDFENAKEELIKKSRKDISRFINFTYN, from the coding sequence ATGTATCCACCACCACACCACCAATCGCACGACATTGAAAAAATGATTTCGGTTATTGAGCATTTTCCGTTGGGAATGTTGGTTACCGCAAAGGACGGAAAACCTTTTATTACGCACATTCCGTTTATTTACGACGCTGCCACCAAAAAATTGATTGCACATTTAGACCGAAGCAACCCACAAATGGAAACTTTAAAAGATGGCGCGGAAGTTACCGTTGTTTTTAAAGGGCCAGACACGTACATTTCGCCCAGCATTTATACCACTCCGCAATTACCAACGTGGAACTACATAATCGTTCATATTACGGGTAAGCTAGCCCTCATCAACGATAACGAAGCAGCCAAGCAAACCATTATTAATATGACTGAATTTTTGGAAGGCAATCAACCGCATTTTGTATTAAAAAAAGACGACGCCCGTATGGCACGATTAATAGATTATATTCAAGCTTTTGAAATAGAAATCACCAATTGGGAAGGGAAATTCAAGCTATCACAAGATAAAATCCCGCAGGATTTTGAGAATGCGAAAGAGGAATTGATAAAAAAATCTCGAAAGGATATCTCGCGGTTTATCAATTTTACTTACAATTAA